Genomic segment of Umezawaea sp. Da 62-37:
GGGGCCCGCCGCCACGTTCAGCAGCGCGGTCCCGCGCACGGGGCCCTGGAAGACCCGCTGGTAGACCCACAGCACGTACAGGGCGGCGAGCACCATGCCGACCGTGGAGATGATGGTGAACACCGGCTGGTTGGGGTAGGAGCCGATGAGGACCAGGAACTCGCTCACGAACGAGTTGGTGCCCGGCAGCGCCAGCGACGACAGGCCCGCCACGAAGAACAGGCCGCCCAGCACCGGGGTCAGCTTCGCCATGCCGCCGTAGTCCTGGATCAGGCGGGAGCCGCCGCGCGACATCACCATGCCCACGACCAGGAACAGCATGCCGGTCGAGATGCCGTGGTTGACCATGTACAGCACCGAGCCCGTACCGGCCTGGCTGCTGAACGCGAAGATGCCGAGCGTGATGAACCCGAAGTGCGCGATCGAGGTGTAGGCGACGAACCGCTTCATGTCCGTCTGGCCGACCGCGAGCAGCGAGCCGTAGATGATGCCGACGACCGCGAGCACGAGCACGAGCGGCGCGAGCTGCTTGCTGGCCGCAGGGAACAGCGGCAGGCAGTAGCGCAGGAAGCCGAACGTGCCGATCTTGTCCAGGACGCCGACGAGCAGCACGCCCGCGCCGACGGGCGCCTCGGCGCCCGCGTCGGGCAGCCAGGTGTGCAGCGGCACCAGCGGGGCCTTGATCGCGAAGGCGATGAAGAACCCGAGGAACAGCCAGATCTGGGTCGACGTCGGCGCGTCCTTCATGACCGTGACGAGCGTGGCCCAGTCGAGCGTGCCCTGGCCGAGCTTGTCCGCGCTGGTGGCGTAGAGGCCGATCACCGACGCGAGCATGATCAGCCCGCCGAGCAGCGAGTAGAGGAAGAACTTCATCGCCGCGTACTGCCGGTTCGGGCCGCCGAAGCGGCCGATCAGGAAGTACATCGGGACGAGGACGGCCTCGAAGAACACGTAGAACAGGAACACGTCGGTCGCGGCGAACACGCCGATCATGCCGGTCTGCATGGCCAGCAGGAGCGCGAAGAACCCGCTGGCGCTGCGGCCCTCGGGCAGCTTGTCCGACCAGGCGCCGCCGATGACGATCGGCATCAGGAAGGCGATCAGCGCGATCATGACCAGCGCGATGCCGTCGACGCCGAACGACAGGTGCACCCCGAAGCTCGGGATCCAGTCGGCCGAGCTGGTGAGTTGCAGCCGGGCGCTCGACGACGGGTCGTACGCCACCCAGGCGACGACCGCCAGTGCGAGTTCCCCGAGGGAGAACCCGAGCGCGACGAACTTCGCGATCCGGTCGTTCCCCTTCAGGAAGGCCACCACCAGGCTGCCGACCAGCGGCAGCAGGAGCAGCGCGATCAGCGTCCAGCTCACGAGAACCTCACCATCAGAAGCGCGCCCAGCACGCAGATCGCGCCCAGGAGCATGGAGAGCGCGTACGAGCGCACGAAACCGGTCTGGAGACGGCGCAACCGGCCGGAGCTGCCGCCGAGCAGCGCGGCGGTCCCGTTGACGAGACCGTCGACGCCCTTGTTGTCCACGAACACCAGCGCGCGGGTGAGCCAGGTGCCCGGCCGCGCGAACAGCGCCTCGTTGAGCGCGTTGCCGTACAGGTCGGCGCGCGCGGCGCGGACCGGGAAGGACACGCGCAGCGGGCGCTCGGTCGGCTGCGGCTTGCGGCCGAAGAGCAGGAAGGCGACACCGACGCCGACCAGGGAGAGCGCGACGCTCAGGATGGCCACCATCGTGTGGTCGATGACGCCGTGGGTCTCCTGGAGCGGGCCAACGGACGGCTCGAGCCAGCCCGCGAGCCGCTCGCCGCTCTCGAGGAACCAGCCCGCGCCGATGGAGCCGACGGCCAGGATGATCATCGGGACGGTCATCGACAGCGGCGATTCGTGCGGGTGGTACTCGCGACCGTCCAAAGAGGTCTTGAGCTCCTTCCAGCGCGGCTTGCCGAGGAAGACCAGGATCAGCAGGCGCGTCATGTAGAACGCGGTCAGCGCGGCGCCCAGCAGGGCGATCCCGCCGAACACGTACCCGCGCCAGCCCGGCTCGCCGAAGGCCGCCGCGATGATGGCGTCCTTGGAGAAGAAGCCGGAGAACGGCGGGATGCCGATCAGCGCCAGGTAGCCAAGGCCCCACGTCGCGAACGTGATGGGCATGTACTTCGCGAGCCCGCCCATGCGGTGGATGTTGCCCTCGTCGTTCATGCCGTGCATGACCGAACCGGCGCCGAGGAACAGCCCGGCCTTGAAGAAGCCGTGCGCGATCAGGTGCAGGATGCCCAGCGCGTAGCCCACCGGGCCGAGGCCGACGGCGAGGATCATGTAGCCGATCTGGCTGACCGTCGAGTAGGCGAGGACCTTCTTGAAGTCGTCGTACGCCATGCCGATGAGGCAACCGATCAGCAGCGTGACCGCACCGATGATCATGACGACCAGTCGGCCGTCCGGGCTGAGGTCGTACAGCGGGTGCGAGCGGGCGATCAGGTACACGCCCGCGGTCACCATCGTCGCCGCGTGGATCAGCGCCGAGACCGGCGTCGGACCCGCCATGGCGTCCGGCAGCCAGGCCTGGAGCGGGAACTGGCCCGACTTGCCGCAGGCGCCGAGCAGGAGCAGCAGCGTGATCGCCAGGATCGTGCCGGACGACAGCTCGTCGACCCGCCCGAACACCTCGGTGTACGTGGTGGTGCCCAGCTCCTTGAACATGATGAAGATCGCGATCGCGAGACCCAGGTCGCCGACCCGGTTCATCAGGAACGCCTTCTTGGCCGCAGAGGCCGCTTCCGGCTTGTACTGGTACCAGCCGATGAGCAGGTAGGACGCGAGGCCCACGCCCTCCCAGCCGAAGTACAGCGTCACGAACCCGTTGCCCAGGACCAGGAGCAGCATCGCGGAGACGAAGAGGTTCAGGTAGGCGAAGAACTTCCGCCTGCCGTCCTCGTGCGCCATGTAGCCGATCGAGTAGATGTGGATCAGGGACCCGACACCGGTGATCAGCAGCACGAACGTCAGCGACAGCGGGTCGATCCGCAGGCCGAACTCGACGTCCAGGGCGCCGACCGGGATCCAGTCGAACAGGTGGAGCTCGCTCGTCCGCTCCTCGGCGCCCTGGCCGAGGGTGGTGAAGAAGAGCGCGAGCCCGTAGGCGAACGCCGCGATGACCGTGGCGCTGCCCAGCAGGTGGCCCCACTTGTCGGCCCGCTTGCCCGCCAGCAGCAGCACGGCCGCGCCGAACGCCGGCAGGGCGAGCAACAGCCAGGCGAGACTCGCGAGCCCGCTGGCGGCAACTGATTCCGTCACCGGTGACCTCTCAGTACTTCAGCAGGTTGGAATCGTCGACCGAGGCCGAGCGACGCGTGCGGAAGATCGACATGATGATCGTCAGGCCAACCACGACCTCGGCGGCGGCGACGACCATCACGAAGAAGCCCATCACCTGGCCGTCGAGCTCCCCGTGCATCCGGGAGAACGTGACGAGGGTGAGGTTCACCGCGTTGAGCATCAGCTCGACGCACATGAACACGACGATGGCGTTGCGCCGCACCAGAACGCCGACCGCGCCGAGGCTGAACAGCAGCGCGGACAGCAGCAGGTAGTACGTCGGGGTCATTCCGTCCCCTCCTTCGACGCGGAGCCGGTGAGCGCGCGCGCGTCGGGCCTGCGGCCGGTGTCGGACACGTCGGCGACGTCGTCGGCGAGGTGCTCCTTGGTGGTCGCCTCGATGAGCGCGGACAGCGACTCCTGGGCGACCGAGCCGTCGGGCAGCAGCGCGGGGGTGGCCACGGAGTTCGCCGTGGCGAAGACACCGGGGCCGGGCAGGGAGCCGGGGCGGTCGCCCTTGAAGCGCTCCTCGACCAGTTCCTTCTGGGTCTTCTTCTCGCCCTTGCCGTGCCGGTCGGAGTACGCCAGGACCATCGCGCCGACGGCGGCGGTGATCAGCAGCGCCGACGTGAGCTCGAAGACGAACAGGTACTGGGTGAACAGCGCCGCGCCGATGTTGGCCACGTTGCCGCCGCCCGACGAGTTCACCGCGGCGAGGCCCACCGAGTCGACCCTGGTGAACGCCTGCGCGAGCGAGCTGACGACCAGTCCGGCGAAGCCGACGCCGAGCACCGCGGCGGCGAGCCGTTGCCCGCGCAGCACCTCGACGATCGAGTCCGAGCTGTCCCTGCCCACGAGCATTAGCACGAAGAGGAACAGCATCATGATCGCGCCGGTGTACACGATGATCTGCACGAAGCCGAGGAACGGCGCCTGCTGGACCATGTAGATGACACCGAGGCTGAGCATCGTCAGCACCAGCCACAGCGCGGAGTGCACCGCGTTGCGGGCGAACAGCATGCCGAGCGCGCCCGCGAGCGAGAGCGGCCCGAGGATCCAGAAGGCGACCGTCTCGCCGGTGCCGATGGTGTCGGCCACGGGAGTGGCGGGATCGGCGGCGGGCTGCGCGGCGGCCAGGAAGTCCTGCGCCAGGAGGAGAAGGCTCACTTGCCGGCCTCCGCGTCGCGGAGGAGCGCCGGCCCGTTCACGTAGTAGTCCTGCTCGTGGTCGCCCAACCGCATCGGGTGCGGCGGCTGCTCCATGCCGGGCAGCAGCGGGGCGAGCAGGTCTTCCTTCGTGAAGATCAGCTTCTGCCTGCTGTCGTCGGCCAGCTCGTACTCGTTCGTCATGGTGAGCGAACGGGTCGGGCAGGCCTCGATGCAGAGGCCGCAGCCGATGCAGCGCAGGTAGTTGATCTGGTAGTCGGCGCCGAACCGCTCACCGGGCGAGTAGCGCGCGTCGTCGGTGTTGTCGCCGCCCTCGACGAAGATCGCGTCCGCGGGGCAGGCCCACGCGCACAGCTCGCAGCCGACGCACTTCTCCAGCCCGTCCGGGTGCCGGTTGAGCTGGTGGCGGCCGTGGAACCTCGGCGCTGTGACCTTCTTGACCTCGGGGTACTCCTCGGTGACGACCTTCTTGAACATCGTCGAGAAGGTCACGCCGAAGCCCTTGATGGGATCAAACATCCCCATCGCTGGCCTCCTTCGATGCGGTTACCGCGACGGGTTCCCGAGGGATGTTCGCGACAACTGGGGTACGACGGGTGGGTGCCTTCGGCACTTCCAGGTCGAGCGGCGGCACCGGGTAGCCGCCACCGGTGATCGGGACCGCGTTCGGGTCCTCCTCGACCTTGCGGTCCGGCAGCAGCAGCGAGAGCAGCACCAGCACGCCGAGCACGACGCCGAGGATGATCAGGAACTGCTGCTGGCTGAAGTCACCGGAGTTGTTCAGCGCGCGCACCAGCGCCACGGCCACGATCCACACGAGGCTGATCGGGACGAGGACCTTCCAGCCCAGCCGCATGAACTGGTCGTAGCGCATGCGGGGCAGCGTGCCGCGCAGCCAGATGAAGAGGAACAGGAAGAACAGCGTCTTGCCGACGAACCAGACGAGGCCGAACCACCCGTTGTCGAAGCCGGACCACAGGTGCTGGAGCCCGAACGGCGTCTGGTACCCGCCGAGGAAGAGCGTCGAGGCGAGCGCGGAGACCGTCACCATGTTCACGTACTCGGCGAGGAAGAACAGCGCGAACTTCAGCGAGCTGTACTCGGTGTGGAAACCGCCGACCAGCTCGGACTCGGCCTCGGGGAGGTCGAAGGGCGCGCGGTTGGTCTCGCCGACCATCGAGATCACGTAGATCGCGAAGCTCGGGAAGAGCAGCACCACGAACCAGAGGTTCCCCTGCGCCTTCACGATGTCCGAAGTGGACATGGAGTGCGAGAACATCACGACGCCGACGATCGACAGGCCCATCGCGATCTCGTAGGAGATCACCTGCGCCGCCGAGCGCAGCGCGCCCAGCAGCGGGTAGGGCGAGCCGGAGGCCCAGCCGGAGAGCACGATGCCGTAGACGCCGACCGAGGAGCAGGCCAGCACCACGAGCACGCCGACCGGGAGGTCGACCAGCTGGAGCGCGGTGCGCTCGCCGAAGATGCTGACCTCACCGCCGATCGGGATGACCGAGAAGGCGACGAACGCGGGGATGCAGGAGATCACCGGCGCGAGGAAGAACACCCACTTGTCCGCGAGGACCGGGCGGATGTCCTCCTTGAACGCCAGCTTCAGGCCGTCCGCCAGCGACTGGAGCCAGCCGTTGGGACCGACCCGGTTGGGGCCGGGGCGCTGCTGCATCCGCGCGACGACCTTGCGCTCCCAGTTGATCATGAACAGCGTCATGACCACGAGGAACGCGAAGATCCCGACGACCTTGATCAGGATCAGCCAGATCGGGTCGTCCGCGAGAAGTTCGGCGGTTGTCATGCCTTTCCTCCAGCTACCGCTACGAGCGAGCCGTGACCCGCGACCAGGTTGCGGCGCACGGTGACCGGGCCCGAGTTGCCGGGCAGCCAGACGACGCCGTCCGGCAGGTCCGCGACCTCGACGGGCAGGGTCACCGACCCGCGCTCGGTCGACACGGTGATGTCGGCGCCCAGTTCGAGGCCGAGGTGGACCGCGGTGGCCGCGGAGACCTTGGCGACCACCGGCCGGGCGGTGCCCGCCAGGTTCGGCTCCTCGTCCTGCAACGAGCCGTTGTCCAGCATCCGGCGCCAGGTGGCCAGGACCGCCTGGCCCTCCTTGGGCTGCACGAGCAGCGGCGCGGACACCGTCGGCGCGGAGAACTCGGCCACGTTGGACCCCAGGCGATCGAGGTCCGCGGCCGCCGCGGCGGGGGTCTGGGTGAACAGGTCGGCGTCCATCTCGACGGCCAGGGTGTCGAGCACCCGGCAGTCGGGCAGCGCGCCGGTGCCCTCGAGGGTGGTGCCGAAGTCGCGGCGGCGGCCCTCCCAGTTCAGGAAGCTGCCCGACTTCTCGACCGCCGGGGCGATCGGGAGGACGACGTCCGCGTGGGCGGTCGCCGCGCTCGGGCGCAGTTCCAGGGAGACCACGAAGCCCGCGAACTCCAGCGCCCGCTGGGCGAGGCCGGGGTCGGGCAGGTCGAACGGGTCGACGCCCGCCACGACCAGCGCGTCGAGGGCGCCGCTCGCGGCGGCGACCAGGATGCCGTTGGTGTCGCGGCCCGCGCGGGTCGGCAGCGTGCCCGCCACCAGGCCCCAGGCGTTCTCGACCTCGGCGCGCGCGGCGGCGTCGCTGACGAGCCTGCCGCCGGGCAGCAGGTTCGGCACGGCGCCGACCTCGAGCGCACCGCGCTCACCGGCGCGGCGCGGGATCCAGGCGACCTGGGCTCCGGTGGAGGCGGCCAGTCGGGCCACCGCGGAGAACAGGCCGGGCACCTCGGCGGCGCGCTCGCCGACGAGGATGACGGAACCGCTGCCCCGCAGGGCTTCCGTGACGTCGGCGGCGTGCTCCTCTAGACCGTTCAGCGCGGCGGGCTCGCCGCCGGGAACGCACGCGAGCAGCGTGCCGAAGGTCTTCTCCACCGCGGGCGAGGTGAACTGGCCGAGGTGGAACACCTTGGTCTTCTTGCGGGCGGCCTTGCGCAGCCGCAGGAAGACGATCGGCGCTTCCTCCTCCGGCTCGAAGGCGACGCACAGCACGGCGGGCGCGGCCTCGATGGCCTTGAACGTCACGCCGCCGTTGTCCGGCGTCGTGCCGAGGACGGTGCTGGTGAGGAACTCCAACTCCTCGGCCGAGTGCGCGCGGGCCCGGAAGTCGATGTCGTTGGTCTTGAGCGCCACGCGGGCGAACTTCGCGTAGGCGTAGGCGTCCTCGACGGTCAGGCGACCGCCGGTGAGCACCCCGACGCCCTTGGCGTCACGCGCCGTCGCGAGGCCGGTCGCCGCCACCTGGAGCGCCTCGGTCCACGAGGTCTCGCGCAGCTCGCCGGTCTCCTTGTCGCGCACCTGCGGACGCAGGAAGCGGTCCTCGGCGGTGGCGTAGCGGAACGCGAAGCGGCCCTTGTCGCAGATCCACTCCTCGTTGACCTCGGGGTCGTCGCCCGCGAGCTTGCGCTGCACCTTGCCGCGCCGCCAGTCGGTGCGCTCGGCGCAACCCGACGAGCAGTGCTCGCAGACGCTCGGGGTGGAGATGAGGTCGAACGGGCGGGCCCGGAAGCGGTAGGCCGCCGACGTGAGCGCGCCGACCGGGCAGATCTGGATGGTGTTGCCCGAGAAGTACGACTGGAACGGCTTGCCCTCGGCCACACCGATCTGCTGCTGCGAGCCGCGCTCGAGCAGTTCGATGAACGGGTCGCCCGCGATCTGCGCGGAGAACCGGGTGCAGCGCTGGCAGAGCACGCAGCGCTCGCGGTCCAGCAGCACCTGCGTGGAGATCGGCAGGGGCTTCGGGAACGTCCGCTTGTGCTCGTGGAAGCGCGAGTCCGAGCGGCCGTGCTTGAGGGCCTGGTTCTGCAGCGGGCACTCGCCGCCCTTGTCGCAGATCGGGCAGTCCAGCGGGTGGTTGATGAGCAGCAGCTCCATCACACCCGCCTGCGCCTTGTCCGCGACCGGCGAGGTCAGCTGGGTCTTCACGACCATGCCGTCGGCGACCGTCATCGTGCACGAGGCCTGGGGCTTCGGCATCGGCCGACCGCCCATCTCGACCTCGACGAGGCACTGGCGGCAGGCGCCCGCGGGCTCCAGCAGCGGGTGGTCGCAGAACCGCGGCACGACGATGCCGAGGCGCTCGGCCGTGCGGATCAGCAGCTCACCCTTGGGGGCGACGACCTCGAAGCCGTCGATCACGAGCTTGACGTGGCCCTCGGGGACCGCGACCTCGCTCTTCTCCGGTGCCAAAGTCATCAGTGGGCTCCTGCCAACACAGCGGAGTTCTTGTCGCACAGGGCGAGGAACTCGTCCTTGAAGTACTTGATGCCACTGGTGATCGGGCTGACCGCACCGTCGCCCAGCGCGCAGAACGAGCGGCCGAGGATGTTGTCGCAGACGTCGAGCAACGTGTCGATGTCGCTCGCCGTGCCGTTGCCCGCCACCATCCGCTGGAGGATCTGGACCAGCCAGTACGTGCCCTCGCGGCAGGGAGTGCACTTGCCGCACGACTCGTGCTTGTAGAACTCGGTCCACTTCATGACCGCCCACGGGACCGACACGGTCTCGTTGAACAGCTGCAACGCCGTGGTGCCGAGCATGGAACCGGCCTCGGCGGCGCCCTCGAAGTCCAGCGGCACGTCGAGGTGGTCCGCGGTGAACAGCGGGGTGGACGAGCCACCGGGCGTCCAGAACTTCAGCGGGACGCCGTCCTTCATGCCACCGGCCAGCTCCAGCAGCTCGCGCAGCGTGGTGCCCATCGGTGCCTCGTACTGGCCGGGCCGCGTGACGTGGCCGGACAGCGAGTAGATCTTCGGGCCGGGCGAGCGCTCGCGCCCCATGGTGCGGAACCAGTCGCTGCCGCCGTTGACGATGAACGGCACGCTGGCGATGGTCTCGACGTTGTTCACCACGGTCGGCGACGCGTAGAGCCCGGCGGTCGCGGGGAACGGCGGCTTCAGCCTCGGCTGGCCGCGCTTGCCCTCCAGCGAGTCGAGCAGCGCCGTCTCCTCGCCGCAGATGTACGCGCCCGCTCCGGCGTGCACGACGACGTCGAGGTCGAAGCCGGTGCCCAGGACGTCCTTGCCCAGGTACCCGGCGGCGTACGCCTCCTTGACCGCGCCGTCGAGCCTGCGGATGCAGTGCAGGGCCTCGCCGCGCACGTAGATCGCGGCGAAGTTCGCCCGGATCGCGTACGAGGTGATGATGATGCCCTCGATGAGGGAGTGCGGGTCCGCCATCATCAGCGGGATGTCCTTGCAGGTGCCCGGCTCGCCCTCGTCGGCGTTGATGACGAGGTAGTGCGGCTTGCCGTCGCCCTGCGGGATGAAGCCCCACTTCATGCCCGTGGGGAAGCCCGCGCCGCCCCGGCCGCGCAGGCCGGAGTCCTTGCACTGCTGGATGATCTGGTCCGGGTGCGCGCCGAGGGCCTTGCGCAGCGCGGTGTAGCCCTCCAGCTGCTCGTAGGTCTTCAGCGTCCACGAGCGCGGCGACAGCCAGCGCTTCGTGAGCACGGGGGTCAGGTTGTCCACCATGACGCCTCCTACTTCTTTTCCGGGACGGGCGGGAACGCGACGTCGTCCGACATGGACGGCGCGGTCCAGCCGTTGTCCGCGGCGATGCGGGCGCCCCGCAGCGTCTCGGCGGCGGCCGACGGACCGTCCAGGTCGGACTCGCGACCCTCGAAGAACCCGGCGAGCTGCAGCTCGGCCTGGCGGAAGTCGGTGAGCGGCGCGCCGCGCGTCGGGGCGGGCTTCTCCCCGGCCTGCAACGCGGTCACGAGCTCCAGCGCCTTGTCCGGCGTCTGGTTGTCGTAGAACTCGTAGTTCACCTGGAGCACCGGGCCGAGGTCGCAGGCCGCGAGGCACTCGGCGTGCTCCAGCGTGATCGAGCCCGGAGCGCCCGGCTCGCCGGAGGTCTCCTCCTGGCCGAGCGGCTTGCCCTCGCTGCCGAGGTGCTCGCGCAGCTTGGCGAAGATGGCGTCGCCGCCCAGCGCCGCGCACAGGGTGTTCGTGCAGACGCTGACCAGGTGCTCGCCGCACGGGCGGCGCTTGTACATGGTGTAGAAGGTCGCGACCGCGCTGACCTCGGCGTTGCTCAGGTCCAGCTGACCCGCGCAGAACGCGATGCCCGCCTGGCTGACGTAGCCCTCGACCGACTGCACGAGGTGCAGCATGGGCAGCAGCGCCGACCGCGCGAGCGGGTAGCGCGAGATGAGCTGCTGGGCCCGCGCGACGGTGTCCTCACCGAACGCGCTGAGGTCCACAGCGGACTGATCGTGCGTTTGAGTCATCGGTCACAACCACCCATCACCGGGTCGATGGAGGCGACCGACGCGATGACGTCGGCGACCATGCCGCCCTCGCACATCGCGGGCATCGCCTGGAGGTTCACGAAACTTGGTTCCCGCACGTGCACCCGGAACGGACGGGTGCCGCCGTCGGAGATCACGTGGTAGCCGAGTTCGCCGCGCGGCGACTCGATCGGCACGTAGACCTGGCCCGCCGGGACGTGGAAGCCCTCGGTCACCAGCTTGAAGTGGTGGATCAGGGACTCCATCGACTGGCCCATGATCTTGCGGACGTGCTCGAGCGAGTTGCCCATGCCGTCGGCGCCGATCGTGAGCTGCGCGGGCCAGGCGATCTTGGCGTCCTCCACCATGACCGGGCCGGGCTCGAGCCTGTCGACCGCCTGGCGGACGATCCGCAGCGACTGGTGGATCTCCTCGACCCGCATCAGGTACCGCGCGTAGCTGTCCGCCGCGTTCGACGTGGGGACGTCGAAGTCGTAGCCCTCGTAGCCCGAGTACGGCTCGATCTTGCGGAGGTCCCACGGCAGACCCGCGGACCGCAGGATCGGGCCGGTGATGCCCAGCGCGAGGCACGCGTCGACGGGCAGGTAGCCCACGCCCGCGAGGCGGTTGCGCCAGATCGGCTGGCCGGTGAGCAGCTTGTCGTAGTCCGGCAGTCGCGAGTCCATGACCTTGAGGAACGCGCGGATCTTCTCGACCGCGTCCGCGGGCAGGTCCTGGGCGATGCCGCCGGGCCGGATGTACGCGTGGTTCATCCGCAGGCCGGTGAGGTGCTCCAGCAGGTGCAGGACTTCCTCGCGCTCGCGGAAGCCCGCGGTCATGCCGGTCAGCGCGCCCAGCTCCATGCCGCCGGTGGCCAGCGCCACCAGGTGCGAGCTGACCCGGTTGAGCTCCATCAGCAGGACCCGGATGACCTGGGCCCGCACCGGCACCTCGACGCCGAGCAGCTTCTCCACGGACATGCAGTAGGCGGCCTCGTTGTGCAGCGGCGCCAGGTAGTCCATGCGCGTCACGAACGTGACGCCCTGGGTCCAGTTGCGGTACTCGAGGTTCTTCTCGATGCCGGTGTGCAGGTAGCCGATCACCGATCGGGCCTGGGTGACCGACTCGCCCTCGAGCTCCAGCACGAGCCGGAGCACGCCGTGCGTCGACGGGTGCTGCGGGCCGAGGTTCATGACGATGCGCTCGTCGCCCGCGGCGTCCGCGAGGACCTCGTCCCAGTCGCCGCCGGTCACCGTGTAGACGGTGCCCTCGGTCGTCTGGCGGGAGTCGGCGATGTCGACCGACGGGCCCGCGGCGATCGTCGCGGCCTCGGCGGCGCGCGCGTCACCGGTCCGCGCGTCGGCGTCGCGGCTGTCGCTGCCCGCGGCGCTGGTGTCGGTGCCGGTCGTCACGTCGGAGACCGCCTGGTCGGCAGCCGGGTTCGGGCCGGTGGCGGCCGTCGAGCCGACCGACTGCTCGCGGGACTTGTCCGCGCCCGCTGCTGACTCCGTCGACAGGTTTTCGCTGCTCACGAGTAGGACCGCCTCTGGTCTGGCGGGGGAATCTCCGCGCCCTTGTACTCCACCGGGATCCCGCCGAGCGGGTAGTCCTTGCGCTGCGGGTGGCCGTCCCAGTCGTCCGGCATGAGGATCCGCGTGAGACCGGGGTGGCCGTCGTAGACGATCCCGAACATGTCCCAGGCCTCGCGCTCCTGCCAGTCCGCGGTCGGGTACACCGAGACCACGCTGGGGACGTGCGCGTCGTCCACGTCGACCGAGACCTCGAGGCGGATGCGCCGCCGGTAGGTCATCGAGGTCAGGTGGTAGACGGAGTGCAGGCGACCGGCGACGTTCGCGCCGTAGTCCACACCGGACACCGAGCTGCACAGCTCGAAGCGCAGGGCCGGGTCGTCGCGCAGCACGCGGCAGACGTCCAGCAGCTCTTCGCGCCGGATGTAGAGGGTGATCTCACCCCGGTCGACGGTGACCTGCTGGATCACGTCGGCGGGCACGTCCTTCTCCCGCAGCGCGCCCAGCAGCTCGTCGACGAACTCGTCGAACCAGCCGCCGTAGGGGCGCTCCGCGGGGGCGGCGATGTAGGCCGGCAGGCGCAGCCCGCCGAAGCCCGACGTGTCGCCGGACCCCGTGACGCCGAACATCCCCTTGCGCGCCTTGCCGGTCTCCAGCGGCGCCTTGCGCTCCGCGGGCTCCTGGCCGTCGGACGGACGGGCCTCGAGGCCGTCGTCCACCGGGCGCTGCGCGCTGGAGTTCTCTTGCCCTGGCTCCCTCATCGCCTGCTCACTTCTTCTTCGCGAAACGCTCGGACGACGGCATGAGGTCCGTGGCGTAGCCGCTCTCCAGGAGCGCGGCCGCACGGGCCGCGCCGAGCGGCTCGTCCATGATCTTGGCGTGGATCTTGAGGATCGCGTCGATCAGCATCTCCGGCCGCGGCGGGCAGCCGGGCAGGTACATGTCGACCGGGACCACGTGGTCCACGCCCTGCACGACGGCGTAGTTGTTGAACATGCCGCCGGTCGACGCGCAGACGCCCATCGCGAGCACCCAGCGGGGCTCGGGCATCTGGTCGTAGATCTGCCGCAGCACGGGCGCCATCTTGTTCGTGACGCGTCCCGCCACGATCATCAGGTCGGCCTGGCGCGGCGAGGCGCGGAAGACCTCCATGCCGAAGCGGGCGAGGTCGTAGCGCGGCCCGCCCGTCGTCATCATCTCGATCGCGCAGCAGGCCAGCCCGAAGGTGGCAGGCCACAGCGAGGATTTGCGGGTCCAGTTGACCAGCTTCTCCACGCTGGTCAGCAGGATGCCGTTCGGGAGCTTCTCCTCGAGGCCCATGACTGTCGCCTTCCCCGGTGCTTAGTTCCAGTCAAGGCCGCCGCGACGCCACACGTAGGCGTACGCGAAGCCGACTGTCGCGACGAACAGGGCGATCTCCACCAGCCCGAAGAGGCCGAGCTTGTCCGCGGAGACCGCGAACGGGTAGAGGAACACCATTTCGATGTCGAACAGG
This window contains:
- a CDS encoding NADH-quinone oxidoreductase subunit D — protein: MAAGPSVDIADSRQTTEGTVYTVTGGDWDEVLADAAGDERIVMNLGPQHPSTHGVLRLVLELEGESVTQARSVIGYLHTGIEKNLEYRNWTQGVTFVTRMDYLAPLHNEAAYCMSVEKLLGVEVPVRAQVIRVLLMELNRVSSHLVALATGGMELGALTGMTAGFREREEVLHLLEHLTGLRMNHAYIRPGGIAQDLPADAVEKIRAFLKVMDSRLPDYDKLLTGQPIWRNRLAGVGYLPVDACLALGITGPILRSAGLPWDLRKIEPYSGYEGYDFDVPTSNAADSYARYLMRVEEIHQSLRIVRQAVDRLEPGPVMVEDAKIAWPAQLTIGADGMGNSLEHVRKIMGQSMESLIHHFKLVTEGFHVPAGQVYVPIESPRGELGYHVISDGGTRPFRVHVREPSFVNLQAMPAMCEGGMVADVIASVASIDPVMGGCDR
- a CDS encoding NADH-quinone oxidoreductase subunit C, with product MREPGQENSSAQRPVDDGLEARPSDGQEPAERKAPLETGKARKGMFGVTGSGDTSGFGGLRLPAYIAAPAERPYGGWFDEFVDELLGALREKDVPADVIQQVTVDRGEITLYIRREELLDVCRVLRDDPALRFELCSSVSGVDYGANVAGRLHSVYHLTSMTYRRRIRLEVSVDVDDAHVPSVVSVYPTADWQEREAWDMFGIVYDGHPGLTRILMPDDWDGHPQRKDYPLGGIPVEYKGAEIPPPDQRRSYS
- a CDS encoding NADH-quinone oxidoreductase subunit B family protein produces the protein MGLEEKLPNGILLTSVEKLVNWTRKSSLWPATFGLACCAIEMMTTGGPRYDLARFGMEVFRASPRQADLMIVAGRVTNKMAPVLRQIYDQMPEPRWVLAMGVCASTGGMFNNYAVVQGVDHVVPVDMYLPGCPPRPEMLIDAILKIHAKIMDEPLGAARAAALLESGYATDLMPSSERFAKKK